A portion of the Rhinolophus sinicus isolate RSC01 linkage group LG03, ASM3656204v1, whole genome shotgun sequence genome contains these proteins:
- the SNX18 gene encoding sorting nexin-18 isoform X1, with protein sequence MALRARALYDFRSENPGEISLREHEVLSLCSEQDIEGWLEGINSRGDRGLFPASYVQVIRSPDPGPVGDGGPGAPARYANVPPGGFEPLPVVPPASFKPPPDAFQPLLQPQQAPQPSTFQPLSAGFPYGGGALQPSPQQLYSGGYQASQGSDDDWDDEWDDSSTVADEPGALGSSAYPDLDGSSSGGGGAAGRYSLSTRSDLSLGSRGGSAPPQHHPSGAKSSATVSRNLNRFSTFVKSGGEAFVLGEASGFVKDGDKLCVVLGPYGPEWQENPYPFQCTIDDPTKQTKFKGMKSYISYKLVPTHTQVPVHRRYKHFDWLYARLAEKFPVISVPHLPEKQATGRFEEDFISKRRKGLIWWMNHMASHPVLAQCDVFQHFLTCPSSTDEKAWKQGKRKAEKDEMVGANFFLTLSTPPAAALDLQEVESKIDGFKCFTKKMDDSTLQLNHTANEFARKQVTGFKKEYQKVGQSFRGLSQAFELDQQAFSAGLNQAIAFTGDAYDAIGELFAEQPRQDLDPVMDLLALYQGHLANFPDIIHVQKAEDKI encoded by the coding sequence ATGGCGCTGCGTGCCCGGGCGCTGTACGACTTCAGGTCGGAGAACCCGGGCGAGATCTCGTTGAGGGAGCACGAGGTGCTCAGCCTGTGCAGCGAGCAGGACATCGAGGGCTGGCTTGAGGGGATCAACAGCCGCGGCGACCGCGGCCTCTTCCCGGCCTCGTACGTGCAGGTGATCCGCTCCCCAGATCCCGGCCCAGTGGGCGACGGCGGCCCGGGTGCCCCTGCCCGCTACGCCAACGTGCCTCCCGGCGGCTTCGAGCCCCTGCCCGTGGTGCCTCCCGCCTCCTTCAAGCCGCCGCCCGACGCCTTCCAGCCGCTGCTGCAGCCGCAGCAGGCGCCGCAGCCGAGCACTTTCCAGCCGCTCAGCGCCGGCTTCCCGTACGGCGGGGGCGCCCTGCAGCCGTCGCCTCAGCAACTCTACAGCGGCGGCTACCAGGCCAGCCAGGGCAGCGACGATGACTGGGACGACGAGTGGGACGACAGCTCCACGGTGGCGGACGAGCCAGGCGCGCTGGGCAGTAGCGCGTACCCGGACCTCGACGGCTCGTCGTCTGGCGGCGGGGGCGCGGCCGGCCGCTACAGCTTATCCACACGCTCCGACCTATCGCTGGGCTCCCGCGGTGGCTCGGCGCCCCCGCAGCACCACCCGTCGGGGGCCAAGAGCTCAGCCACCGTGAGCCGCAACCTCAACCGCTTCTCCACCTTCGTGAAGTCGGGCGGCGAGGCCTTCGTGCTCGGGGAGGCGTCAGGCTTCGTGAAGGACGGGGACAAGCTGTGCGTGGTGCTGGGGCCCTACGGCCCCGAGTGGCAGGAAAATCCCTACCCCTTCCAGTGCACCATCGATGACCCCACCAAGCAGACCAAGTTCAAGGGCATGAAGAGCTACATCTCCTACAAACTGGTGCCCACGCACACGCAGGTGCCGGTGCACCGGCGCTACAAGCACTTCGACTGGCTGTACGCGCGCCTGGCGGAGAAGTTCCCAGTTATCTCTGTGCCCCACCTGCCCGAGAAGCAGGCCACTGGCCGCTTTGAAGAGGACTTTATCTCCAAGCGCAGGAAGGGCCTGATCTGGTGGATGAACCACATGGCCAGCCACCCGGTGCTGGCGCAGTGCGACGTCTTCCAGCACTTCCTGACGTGCCCCAGCAGCACTGATGAGAAGGCTTGGAAACAGGGCAAGAGGAAGGCGGAGAAGGACGAGATGGTGGGCGCCAACTTCTTCCTGACTCTGAGCACGCCCCCTGCCGCCGCCCTCGACTTGCAGGAGGTGGAGAGCAAGATTGATGGCTTCAAGTGCTTCACCAAGAAGATGGACGACAGCACGCTGCAGCTCAACCACACGGCCAACGAGTTCGCACGCAAGCAGGTGACGGGCTTCAAGAAGGAGTATCAGAAGGTGGGCCAGTCCTTCCGCGGCCTCAGCCAGGCCTTTGAGTTGGACCAGCAGGCCTTCTCGGCCGGCCTGAACCAGGCCATCGCCTTCACCGGAGATGCCTACGACGCCATTGGCGAGCTCTTCGCCGAGCAGCCCAGGCAGGACCTGGACCCCGTCATGGACCTGTTAGCGCTGTATCAGGGGCACCTGGCCAACTTCCCTGACATCATCCACGTTCAGAAAG